The following proteins are encoded in a genomic region of Drosophila miranda strain MSH22 chromosome 4, D.miranda_PacBio2.1, whole genome shotgun sequence:
- the LOC108161605 gene encoding uncharacterized protein LOC108161605 isoform X1, protein MNGMSNNDDSVECPLCMEPFEVDDLTFFPCTCGYQICRFCWHRIRTDENKLCPACRKEYPENPADFKPLSQEEMIAFKSQKRQRDQQRKHKITENRKHLANVRVVQRNLVFVVGLPPRLADADILKKHEYFGKYGKIHKVVINPSTTYAGVQGPSASAYVTYVHNADALRAIQSVNNIVIDGRPIKTSLGTTKYCSHFMKNQQCPKGDCMYLHELGDPEASFTKEQMHQGKHQDYEKRLHDALIASFGQNSPGIVNGNGTPKTNASNATASSVTPSSSSASAASNATNAVNVQQKEAWPSLSVSPINGKEATASTNNTNGKNKKDKFRNEKTRHEKVKSKNKNSGSSTSNISNKENFIPDPRHIEKLTSTTADTKTSANTSSNLSRTERNKDKESYHEPISNEQKENKQNVKISQTKTEVECVKDKDNSIKLKKRESCEIMSQQKRSSSSVQRSLSSCSENSEGHVSESSVSEKSLPDDYQENKCNISSSETYQENIKNVESINTNRESVNVDGKTVSECKSLVNENVSPAVSSTINNGLYSRESPLNPPDNGNQLSDELSKLNIFDDTISFFSSSAAFQQTPILKNRQEVEMRQSHLPDLINDIDGNQKASNTNEWEEAFKNVMLRNNRQVEEQLVQQQNLQQHQHHFHQQVLQQQEEFLRMHELQKRNDLANNIALTQANTPNADILSHFRGNNSIDANRIQVLQHQLQQNTGENGLSANNAFGGNMSKFFDFHKSQQQSHQYPYGHANQVTGNADVSDQQRVTSLLENGRQNSPYVETGLNTKSQTQKQRLIGMFETLSQPPNSQSQLNRYSQSTIVDDDLGFDPFIETQKGLAELMENEVVQQQSINNGNSALKLQQQAQASHQQRLDNIQRARMPPPGFNHMNSLGFGGPSRLHSSKMMPFLNSSLVKNSTQAQHQVPQVTNWNANLPAIHPSQGQHIGDAQLQHQIAHNKVYSYPDWTAMDPAILSFRQFSSFPQNQIPPHPQQQQDMFLQHLVQQPNSQGFNTQPQPLLSGMAMPNNILNGQQLTQPQVNANVQGMLEFLKSRQFV, encoded by the exons ATGAACGGCATGAGCAACAATGATGACTCAGTCGAGTGTCCTTTGTGTATGGAGCCGTTTGAAGTAGACGATCTGACCTTCTTTCCATGTACCTGCGGATACCAG ATTTGTAGATTCTGCTGGCACAGAATCCGCACGGACGAGAACAAGTTGTGTCCGGCATGTCGAAAAGAATATCCTGAAAATCCTGCGGACTTTAAGCCACTATCACAAGAAGAA ATGATAGCTTTTAAGTCGCAAAAGCGTCAAAGGGATCAACAACGGAAGCACAAGATAACAGAGAATCGAAAACATTTAGCAAACGTACGTGTGGTTCAGCGGAACTTGGTATTTGTAGTGGGCTTGCCGCCTCGACTTGCGGATGCAGAC ATATTAAAAAAGCACGAGTATTTCGGAAAATATGGAAAAATTCATAAAGTCGTAATAAACCCGAGCACCACATATGCCGGGGTGCAG GGTCCATCAGCGTCTGCCTATGTTACCTACGTTCACAACGCAGATGCACTTCGGGCTATACAAAGTGTTAATAACATTGTGATAGATGGTCGCCCTATTAAAACCAGCTTGGGGACAACAAAGTACTGTAGCCATTTCATGAAAAACCAACAATGTCCTAAAGGCGATTGCATGTACTTGCACGAGCTGGGAGATCCCGAAGCCAGCTTTACAAAAGAG CAAATGCATCAGGGAAAGCACCAGGATTACGAAAAACGTTTACATGATGCTCTTATTGCATCTTTTGGACAGAATTCACCAGGAATTGTAAACGGTAATGGAACTCCAAAAACCAATG CATCGAATGCGACGGCGTCTTCAGTCACACCTTCGTCGTCGTCTGCGTCGGCTGCAAGTAATGCCACAAATGCAGTAAATGTTCAGCAAAAAGAAGCTTGGCCTAGTTTATCCGTCTCGCCAATTAATGGAAAAGAGGCCACTGCAAGCACTAACAACACTAAtggaaaaaataaaaaagacaAGTTTCGAAATGAAAAAACCAGACACGAAAAAGTTAaatccaaaaacaaaaatagtGGAAGCTCAACTTCGAATATATCAAACAAGGAAAACTTTATTCCAGACCCCAGACATATTGAAAAACTTACATCTACAACTGCGGATACGAAAACAAGTGCAAACACCTCATCCAATCTATCAAGAACAGAGAGAAATAAAGACAAAGAGTCTTACCATGAGCCTATTTCTAATGaacaaaaggaaaacaaacaaaatgttAAAATTTCACAAACAAAAACCGAGGTCGAGTGCGTAAAAGACAAGGATAATTCAATTAAACTGAAAAAAAGGGAAAGCTGTGAAATCATGTCACAACAAAAAAGATCGTCTTCTAGCGTGCAAAGGTCGTTGAGCTCTTGTAGTGAAAATAGTGAAGGGCATGTATCAGAAAGCAGCGTGAGTGAAAAGAGTTTACCTGATGATTACCAGGAGAACAAGTGCAATATTTCGAGTTCTGAAACGTACCAAGAGAATATAAAGAATGTAGAAAGCATCAATACAAATAGGGAGTCAGTGAATGTCGACGGTAAAACAGTATCAGAGTGTAAATCACTAGTAAACGAGAATGTAAGCCCAGCTGTAAGCAGCACTATTAATAATGGGCTCTATTCAAGAGAAAGTCCATTGAATCCACCAGATAACGGAAACCAATTGAGCG ATGAACTttccaagctaaacattttcGATGATACAATTAGTTTTTTTTCGTCATCAGCAGCATTCCAGCAAACTCCAATTTTAAAAAATAGACAAGAAGTGGAAATGCGTCAGTCCCATTTGCCGGACTTGATCAACG ATATTGATGGAAATCAAAAGGCCTCAAATACAAATG AATGGGAGGAAGCTTTTAAAAATGTAATGCTTCGGAACAATAGGCAAGTGGAGGAGCAACTTGTACAGCAACAAAATCTacaacagcaccagcaccatTTTCATCAGCAAGTACTGCAACAACAGGAAGAATTCCTTCGTATGCACGAATTACAAAAGAGAAACGACTTGGCAAATAATATTGCGCTGACGCAAGCAAATACTCCTAATGCTG aTATCCTTAGTCATTTTCGTGGCAATAACTCAATTGATGCGAATAGAATTCAAGTCCTGCAGCATCAATTGCAACAGAATACCGGTGAAAATGGGCTTTCGGCAAATAATGCATTTGGCGGCAATATGTCAAAGTTTTTTGACTTTCATAAAAGTCAACAGCAGTCCCACCAGTATCCTTATGGTCATGCCAACCAAGTCACGGGAAATGCGGATGTGAGTGATCAACAACGAGTAACATCACTACTGGAAAACGGTCGACAAAATTCCCCATATGTTGAAACAG GACTTAACACGAAATCGCAAACTCAAAAGCAAAGGTTAATTGGAATGTTTGAAACTTTG TCCCAGCCTCCAAACTCGCAATCTCAACTAAATCGGTATTCTCAAAGCACTATTGTTGATGATGATTTAG GTTTCGATCCTTTTATTGAGACTCAAAAAGGACTAGCTGAGCTTATGGAAAATGAAGTTGTTCAACAACAAAGTATTAATAATGGAAACTCCGCATTAAAATTACAACAGCAAGCACAAGCTTCACATCAGCAACGTCTTGATAACATTCAACGGGCTCGAATGCCGCCTCCGGGCTTCAATCACATGAATTCGTTAGGTTTCGGGGGTCCATCTAGACTGCATTCTAGTAAAATGATGCCATTTTTGAACAGCAGTTTAGTAAAAAATAGTACCCAAGCCCAGCACCAAGTGCCACAGGTAACAAATTGGAATGCGAATTTACCAGCAATACACCCAAGTCAGGGACAGCACATTGGAGATGCACAATTACAACATCAAATTGCTCACAATAAAG TTTATAGCTATCCTGATTGGACTGCAATGGATCCAGCTATACTGTCATTCAGACAGTTTTCATCTTTTCCACAAAACCAAATACCCCCACATCCTCAACAACAGCAAGACATGTTTTTACAACATTTGGTTCAACAGCCAAATTCTCAAG GTTTCAACACTCAACCACAACCACTTCTTTCTGGAATGGCCATGCCCAATAATATTCTAAATGGACAACAGCTGACACAACCCCAGGTCAATGCCAATGTTCAAGGCATGCTTGAGTTTTTAAAAAGCCGCCAATTTGTTTAg
- the LOC108161614 gene encoding FUN14 domain-containing protein 2, producing MDDYSRIVKNTFSNISHRSAYSQMIIGVTSGWATGFATMKIGKFAAFAIGGGIILMEIAHQEGIIKVNWPRLTKGVSSIANKVESSIQGREMTWADKTERYVDDKMEKAEGLLKSNSKKVRKWYTKLIGDEDGPKVNELHIFTAAFFGGVALGIATG from the exons ATGGATGACTATTCTAGAATTGTAAAAAATACTTTTAGTAATATTAGTCATCGGTCTGCTTACTCACAGATGATAATTGGAGTTACCTCAGGATG GGCCACTGGGTTTGCAACAATGAAAATTGGGAAATTTGCAGCATTTGCAATTGGCGGTGGCATAATTCTTATGGAAATAGCTCACCAAGAAGGAATTATCAAAGTTAACTGGCCAAGGTTGACAAAAGGTGTTTCTTCAATAGCAAACAAAGTGGAATCTTCAATTCAGGGGCGTGAAATGACCTGGGCCGATAAG ACTGAAAGATATGTCGATGATAAAATGGAAAAAGCAGAGGGCTTGTTAAAAAGCAATAGTAAAAAAGTAAGAAAGTGGTACACAAAACTTATTGGCGATGAAGATGGCCCAAAAGTGAATGAACTTCACATATTTACAGCAGCATTTTTTGGTGGAGTTGCCTTAGGCATAGCAACCGgttaa
- the LOC108161612 gene encoding probable transcriptional regulatory protein MMOB1910 has product MLRILKLPVSFVSRNNCIVNSVRCMAGHSKWANIKHTKAKNDEFKSALFAKIARQLRLAIQDGNSADPAINPSLQSEIEKALKQNMPMSTIQKTLNQFKRVAQNVKKHRLDIRFKRNIYIICTICTDNFAAVKMDATAMVKKSGGEYIDVGHMFQDCCLIQSQYDTSKLLEGQSLEDRAVEDAIELGAEDIQIVDITTGSINFFCDPVNVFSLSKALANIGYSIENCEHLYVSNNLVTLSLNEKRAYDVFKEKLRNIPGLEDIYDNVE; this is encoded by the exons atgcTGCGAATATTAAAGTTGCCGGTATCATTTGTTAGTAGAAACAATTGCATTGTAAATAGTGTGCGTTGCATGGCGGGCCATTCTAAATGGGCCAATATAAAGCATACAAAAGCAAAAAATGACGAATTTAAATCGGCGCTCTTTGCAAAGATTGCGAGGCAACTTCGACTTGCCATACAAGACGGAAATTCAGCAGACCCAGCTATAAATCCCAGTTTACAATCAGAAATAGAAAAAGCTCTTAAACAAAACATGCCCATGAGTACTATTCAAAAAACTTTAAATCAGTTTAAACGTGTTGcacaaaatgtaaaaaaaCATAGGTTGGATATTCGATTTAAGAGGAACATATATATCATTTGTACTATTTGTACGGACAATTTTGCAGCAGTTAAGATGGATGCAACGGCAATGGTAAAAAAAAGCGG AGGAGAATACATAGATGTTGGGCACATGTTTCAGGATTGCTGCTTGATACAAAGCCAATATGATACATCAAAGCTCTTGGAAGGACAGAGCTTAGAAGACAGAGCAGTTGAAGATGCAATTGAGCTGGGAGCTGAAGATATTCAAATAGTTGACATAACCACAGGCTCTATCAAT TTTTTTTGTGATCCAGTTAATGTATTTAGTTTAAGTAAAGCATTAGCCAATATTGGATATTCTATTGAGAATTGCGAACACCTATATGTATCAAAC AATCTTGTTACACTATCGTTAAATGAAAAAAGAGCCTATGATGTATTTAAAGAAAAGTTACGGAATATTCCTGGGTTAGAAGATATTTATGACAATGTAGAATAG
- the LOC108161605 gene encoding uncharacterized protein LOC108161605 isoform X2, with product MNGMSNNDDSVECPLCMEPFEVDDLTFFPCTCGYQICRFCWHRIRTDENKLCPACRKEYPENPADFKPLSQEEMIAFKSQKRQRDQQRKHKITENRKHLANVRVVQRNLVFVVGLPPRLADADILKKHEYFGKYGKIHKVVINPSTTYAGVQGPSASAYVTYVHNADALRAIQSVNNIVIDGRPIKTSLGTTKYCSHFMKNQQCPKGDCMYLHELGDPEASFTKEQMHQGKHQDYEKRLHDALIASFGQNSPGIVNASNATASSVTPSSSSASAASNATNAVNVQQKEAWPSLSVSPINGKEATASTNNTNGKNKKDKFRNEKTRHEKVKSKNKNSGSSTSNISNKENFIPDPRHIEKLTSTTADTKTSANTSSNLSRTERNKDKESYHEPISNEQKENKQNVKISQTKTEVECVKDKDNSIKLKKRESCEIMSQQKRSSSSVQRSLSSCSENSEGHVSESSVSEKSLPDDYQENKCNISSSETYQENIKNVESINTNRESVNVDGKTVSECKSLVNENVSPAVSSTINNGLYSRESPLNPPDNGNQLSDELSKLNIFDDTISFFSSSAAFQQTPILKNRQEVEMRQSHLPDLINDIDGNQKASNTNEWEEAFKNVMLRNNRQVEEQLVQQQNLQQHQHHFHQQVLQQQEEFLRMHELQKRNDLANNIALTQANTPNADILSHFRGNNSIDANRIQVLQHQLQQNTGENGLSANNAFGGNMSKFFDFHKSQQQSHQYPYGHANQVTGNADVSDQQRVTSLLENGRQNSPYVETGLNTKSQTQKQRLIGMFETLSQPPNSQSQLNRYSQSTIVDDDLGFDPFIETQKGLAELMENEVVQQQSINNGNSALKLQQQAQASHQQRLDNIQRARMPPPGFNHMNSLGFGGPSRLHSSKMMPFLNSSLVKNSTQAQHQVPQVTNWNANLPAIHPSQGQHIGDAQLQHQIAHNKVYSYPDWTAMDPAILSFRQFSSFPQNQIPPHPQQQQDMFLQHLVQQPNSQGFNTQPQPLLSGMAMPNNILNGQQLTQPQVNANVQGMLEFLKSRQFV from the exons ATGAACGGCATGAGCAACAATGATGACTCAGTCGAGTGTCCTTTGTGTATGGAGCCGTTTGAAGTAGACGATCTGACCTTCTTTCCATGTACCTGCGGATACCAG ATTTGTAGATTCTGCTGGCACAGAATCCGCACGGACGAGAACAAGTTGTGTCCGGCATGTCGAAAAGAATATCCTGAAAATCCTGCGGACTTTAAGCCACTATCACAAGAAGAA ATGATAGCTTTTAAGTCGCAAAAGCGTCAAAGGGATCAACAACGGAAGCACAAGATAACAGAGAATCGAAAACATTTAGCAAACGTACGTGTGGTTCAGCGGAACTTGGTATTTGTAGTGGGCTTGCCGCCTCGACTTGCGGATGCAGAC ATATTAAAAAAGCACGAGTATTTCGGAAAATATGGAAAAATTCATAAAGTCGTAATAAACCCGAGCACCACATATGCCGGGGTGCAG GGTCCATCAGCGTCTGCCTATGTTACCTACGTTCACAACGCAGATGCACTTCGGGCTATACAAAGTGTTAATAACATTGTGATAGATGGTCGCCCTATTAAAACCAGCTTGGGGACAACAAAGTACTGTAGCCATTTCATGAAAAACCAACAATGTCCTAAAGGCGATTGCATGTACTTGCACGAGCTGGGAGATCCCGAAGCCAGCTTTACAAAAGAG CAAATGCATCAGGGAAAGCACCAGGATTACGAAAAACGTTTACATGATGCTCTTATTGCATCTTTTGGACAGAATTCACCAGGAATTGTAAACG CATCGAATGCGACGGCGTCTTCAGTCACACCTTCGTCGTCGTCTGCGTCGGCTGCAAGTAATGCCACAAATGCAGTAAATGTTCAGCAAAAAGAAGCTTGGCCTAGTTTATCCGTCTCGCCAATTAATGGAAAAGAGGCCACTGCAAGCACTAACAACACTAAtggaaaaaataaaaaagacaAGTTTCGAAATGAAAAAACCAGACACGAAAAAGTTAaatccaaaaacaaaaatagtGGAAGCTCAACTTCGAATATATCAAACAAGGAAAACTTTATTCCAGACCCCAGACATATTGAAAAACTTACATCTACAACTGCGGATACGAAAACAAGTGCAAACACCTCATCCAATCTATCAAGAACAGAGAGAAATAAAGACAAAGAGTCTTACCATGAGCCTATTTCTAATGaacaaaaggaaaacaaacaaaatgttAAAATTTCACAAACAAAAACCGAGGTCGAGTGCGTAAAAGACAAGGATAATTCAATTAAACTGAAAAAAAGGGAAAGCTGTGAAATCATGTCACAACAAAAAAGATCGTCTTCTAGCGTGCAAAGGTCGTTGAGCTCTTGTAGTGAAAATAGTGAAGGGCATGTATCAGAAAGCAGCGTGAGTGAAAAGAGTTTACCTGATGATTACCAGGAGAACAAGTGCAATATTTCGAGTTCTGAAACGTACCAAGAGAATATAAAGAATGTAGAAAGCATCAATACAAATAGGGAGTCAGTGAATGTCGACGGTAAAACAGTATCAGAGTGTAAATCACTAGTAAACGAGAATGTAAGCCCAGCTGTAAGCAGCACTATTAATAATGGGCTCTATTCAAGAGAAAGTCCATTGAATCCACCAGATAACGGAAACCAATTGAGCG ATGAACTttccaagctaaacattttcGATGATACAATTAGTTTTTTTTCGTCATCAGCAGCATTCCAGCAAACTCCAATTTTAAAAAATAGACAAGAAGTGGAAATGCGTCAGTCCCATTTGCCGGACTTGATCAACG ATATTGATGGAAATCAAAAGGCCTCAAATACAAATG AATGGGAGGAAGCTTTTAAAAATGTAATGCTTCGGAACAATAGGCAAGTGGAGGAGCAACTTGTACAGCAACAAAATCTacaacagcaccagcaccatTTTCATCAGCAAGTACTGCAACAACAGGAAGAATTCCTTCGTATGCACGAATTACAAAAGAGAAACGACTTGGCAAATAATATTGCGCTGACGCAAGCAAATACTCCTAATGCTG aTATCCTTAGTCATTTTCGTGGCAATAACTCAATTGATGCGAATAGAATTCAAGTCCTGCAGCATCAATTGCAACAGAATACCGGTGAAAATGGGCTTTCGGCAAATAATGCATTTGGCGGCAATATGTCAAAGTTTTTTGACTTTCATAAAAGTCAACAGCAGTCCCACCAGTATCCTTATGGTCATGCCAACCAAGTCACGGGAAATGCGGATGTGAGTGATCAACAACGAGTAACATCACTACTGGAAAACGGTCGACAAAATTCCCCATATGTTGAAACAG GACTTAACACGAAATCGCAAACTCAAAAGCAAAGGTTAATTGGAATGTTTGAAACTTTG TCCCAGCCTCCAAACTCGCAATCTCAACTAAATCGGTATTCTCAAAGCACTATTGTTGATGATGATTTAG GTTTCGATCCTTTTATTGAGACTCAAAAAGGACTAGCTGAGCTTATGGAAAATGAAGTTGTTCAACAACAAAGTATTAATAATGGAAACTCCGCATTAAAATTACAACAGCAAGCACAAGCTTCACATCAGCAACGTCTTGATAACATTCAACGGGCTCGAATGCCGCCTCCGGGCTTCAATCACATGAATTCGTTAGGTTTCGGGGGTCCATCTAGACTGCATTCTAGTAAAATGATGCCATTTTTGAACAGCAGTTTAGTAAAAAATAGTACCCAAGCCCAGCACCAAGTGCCACAGGTAACAAATTGGAATGCGAATTTACCAGCAATACACCCAAGTCAGGGACAGCACATTGGAGATGCACAATTACAACATCAAATTGCTCACAATAAAG TTTATAGCTATCCTGATTGGACTGCAATGGATCCAGCTATACTGTCATTCAGACAGTTTTCATCTTTTCCACAAAACCAAATACCCCCACATCCTCAACAACAGCAAGACATGTTTTTACAACATTTGGTTCAACAGCCAAATTCTCAAG GTTTCAACACTCAACCACAACCACTTCTTTCTGGAATGGCCATGCCCAATAATATTCTAAATGGACAACAGCTGACACAACCCCAGGTCAATGCCAATGTTCAAGGCATGCTTGAGTTTTTAAAAAGCCGCCAATTTGTTTAg